The Dama dama isolate Ldn47 chromosome 28, ASM3311817v1, whole genome shotgun sequence genome has a window encoding:
- the LOC133048058 gene encoding ubiquitin-conjugating enzyme E2 D3, with protein MALKRINKELSDLARDPPAQCSAGPVGDDMFHWQATIMGPNDSPYQGGVFFLTIHFPTDYPFKPPKVAFTTRIYHPNINSNGSICLDILRSQWSPALTISKVLLSICSLLCDPNPDDPLVPEIARIYKTDRDKYNRISREWTQKYAM; from the coding sequence ATGGCGCTGAAACGGATTAATAAGGAACTTAGTGATTTGGCCCGTGACCCTCCAGCACAATGTTCTGCAGGTCCAGTTGGGGATGATATGTTTCATTGGCAAGCCACAATTATGGGACCTAATGACAGCCCATATCAAGGCGGTGTATTCTTTTTGACAATTCATTTTCCTACAGACTACCCCTTCAAACCACCTAAGGTTGCATTTACAACAAGAATttatcatccaaatattaacagtAATGGCAGCATTTGTCTTGATATTCTAAGATCACAGTGGTCTCCTGCTTTAACTATTTCTAAAGTTCTTTTATCCATTTGTTCACTGCTATGTGATCCAAACCCAGATGACCCCCTAGTGCCAGAGATTGCACGGATCTATAAAACAGACAGAGATAAGTACAACAGAATATCTCGGGAATGGACTCAGAAGTATGCCATGTGA